A genomic segment from Capra hircus breed San Clemente chromosome 15, ASM170441v1, whole genome shotgun sequence encodes:
- the POU2AF1 gene encoding POU domain class 2-associating factor 1 isoform X2 translates to MLWQKPTAPEQAPAPPRPYQGVRVKEPVKELLRRKRGHANSGTSVTPTAVVLPHQPLATYTTVVTEEGALCAGWLSQPTPAALQPLAPWTPYTEYVPHEAVSCPYSADMYVQPVCPSYTVVGPSSVLTYASQPLITNVTTRSAAAPTVGPPLEGPEHQAPLTYFPWPQPLSTLPTSTLQYQPPAPALPGPQFVQLPISIPEPVLPDAEDPRRAIGSLTIDKLLLEEEDSDTYALNHTLSVEGF, encoded by the exons CCACAGCTCCAGAGCAAGCCCCGGCCCCACCCCGGCCGTACCAGGGCGTGCGTGTGAAGGAGCCGGTGAAGGAGCTGCTGCGGAGGAAACGGGGCCATGCCAACAGTGGGACATCGGTGACACCGACGGCG GTGGTGCTGCCCCACCAGCCCCTGGCGACCTACACCACAGTGG TGACGGAGGAGGGGGCCTTGTGTGCGGGCTGGCTCTCCCAGCCCACCCCGGccgccctccagcccctggccccaTGGACACCCTACACGGAGTACGTGCCCCACGAGGCTGTCAGCTGCCCCTACTCGGCTGACATGTATGTGCAGCCTGTGTGCCCCAGCTACACGGTCGTGGGGCCCTCCTCGGTGCTGACCTATGCCTCCCAGCCGCTCATCACCAACGTCACG ACGAGGAGTGCCGCCGCGCCCACCGTGGGGCCCCCACTGGAGGGCCCCGAGCACCAGGCCCCCCTCACCTACTTCCCATGGCCTCAGCCTCTGTCCACGCTGCCCACCTCCACCCTGCAGTACCagcctccagccccagccctgcctgggccCCAATTTGTCCAGCTCCCGATCTCCATCCCTGAGCCAGTCCTCCCGGATGCCGAGGACCCCAGGAGAGCCATCGGTTCCCTGACCATCGATAAGCTGCTTTTGGAGGAAGAAGATAGCGACACCTACGCGCTCAACCACACGCTCTCCGTGGAAGGCTTTTAG
- the POU2AF1 gene encoding POU domain class 2-associating factor 1 isoform X1 — MLWQKPTAPEQAPAPPRPYQGVRVKEPVKELLRRKRGHANSGTSVTPTAVVLPHQPLATYTTVGPSCLDMEVSASTVTEEGALCAGWLSQPTPAALQPLAPWTPYTEYVPHEAVSCPYSADMYVQPVCPSYTVVGPSSVLTYASQPLITNVTTRSAAAPTVGPPLEGPEHQAPLTYFPWPQPLSTLPTSTLQYQPPAPALPGPQFVQLPISIPEPVLPDAEDPRRAIGSLTIDKLLLEEEDSDTYALNHTLSVEGF; from the exons CCACAGCTCCAGAGCAAGCCCCGGCCCCACCCCGGCCGTACCAGGGCGTGCGTGTGAAGGAGCCGGTGAAGGAGCTGCTGCGGAGGAAACGGGGCCATGCCAACAGTGGGACATCGGTGACACCGACGGCG GTGGTGCTGCCCCACCAGCCCCTGGCGACCTACACCACAGTGG GTCCTTCCTGCCTTGACATGGAGGTCTCTGCCTCCACAGTGACGGAGGAGGGGGCCTTGTGTGCGGGCTGGCTCTCCCAGCCCACCCCGGccgccctccagcccctggccccaTGGACACCCTACACGGAGTACGTGCCCCACGAGGCTGTCAGCTGCCCCTACTCGGCTGACATGTATGTGCAGCCTGTGTGCCCCAGCTACACGGTCGTGGGGCCCTCCTCGGTGCTGACCTATGCCTCCCAGCCGCTCATCACCAACGTCACG ACGAGGAGTGCCGCCGCGCCCACCGTGGGGCCCCCACTGGAGGGCCCCGAGCACCAGGCCCCCCTCACCTACTTCCCATGGCCTCAGCCTCTGTCCACGCTGCCCACCTCCACCCTGCAGTACCagcctccagccccagccctgcctgggccCCAATTTGTCCAGCTCCCGATCTCCATCCCTGAGCCAGTCCTCCCGGATGCCGAGGACCCCAGGAGAGCCATCGGTTCCCTGACCATCGATAAGCTGCTTTTGGAGGAAGAAGATAGCGACACCTACGCGCTCAACCACACGCTCTCCGTGGAAGGCTTTTAG